A part of Paroedura picta isolate Pp20150507F chromosome 7, Ppicta_v3.0, whole genome shotgun sequence genomic DNA contains:
- the CCNB1 gene encoding G2/mitotic-specific cyclin-B1, with amino-acid sequence MALRVTRNAKANAENKTKPVMAAGKRSVAAKPSLRPRTALGDIGNKACEVKPKELLKKEILKPAVVDRVTRKAARVVEKAPEPPKEEKPIPEPLKVDSPSPSPMETSGCAPAEEMLCQAFSDVLLEVKDVDTDDATDPNLCSEYVKDIYNYLKVLEGQQSVRPNYLAGQEITGNMRAILIDWLVQVQMKFKLLQETMYMTVAIIDRFLQNSKVTKKMLQLVGVTAMFIASKYEEMFPPEIGDFAFVTDHTYTNLQIRQMEMKILRTLDFNLGRPLPLHFLRRASKIGEADLQQHTLSKYLMELSLVDYDMIHFPPSRIAAAAYCLSTKILDEGDWTPTLQHYLYYAESDLLPVMQHMAKNVMLVNKGLTKHMTVKNKYASSKHAKISTLPALNSAIVLDLAKVLSK; translated from the exons ATGGCTTTGCGGGTCACTCGG AACGCGAAGGCCAATGCCGAGAACAAAACGAAGCCTGTAATGGCAGCAGGCAAGAGGAGCGTGGCTGCCAAGCCCAGCCTGAGGCCTAGGACTGCCTTGGGAGATATCGGCAACAAGGCCTGTGAAGTGAAACCCAAAGAGCTGCTGAAAAAG GAAATACTGAAGCCTGCAGTTGTGGATAGAGTCACCAGAAAAGCTGCTCGAGTTGTTGAAAAGGCCCCTGAGCCTCCAAAGGAGGAAAAGCCAATTCCTGAACCTTTAAAG GTGGACTCTCCATCCCCAAGCCCAATGGAGACTTCTGGCTGTGCACCAGCAGAGGAAATGCTGTGCCAGGCCTTTTCAGATGTTCTGCTGGAAGTGAAAGATGTAGACACAGATGATGCCACTGACCCAAATCTCTGCAGTGAATATGTGAAGGACATTTACAATTACCTTAAAGTTCTTGAG GGACAACAATCGGTGAGACCAAATTACCTGGCAGGCCAAGAAATTACTGGGAACATGAGGGCCATCCTGATTGACTGGCTCGTGCAGGTTCAAATGAAGTTCAAACTCCTGCAGGAGACCATGTACATGACAGTGGCCATTATTGATCGCTTTCTGCAG AATAGCAAAGTCACAAAGAAGATGCTGCAGCTGGTTGGAGTGACAGCCATGTTCATTGCCAGCAAATACGAAGAAATGTTTCCTCCAGAAATTGGTGACTTTGCCTTTGTGACTGATCATACGTACACAAACCTCCAGATCAGACAGATGGAAATGAAGATCCTAAGAACTCTGGACTTCAACCTTGGCCGCCCTCTTCCACTGCATTTCTTAAGAAGGGCATCTAAAATTGGAGAG GCGGATTTACAGCAGCACACACTATCAAAATACCTGATGGAACTCTCATTGGTGGATTATGACATGATACACTTTCCTCCATCTCGGATCGCTGCTGCTGCCTATTGCTTGTCTACTAAAATCCTTGATGAGGGAGATTGG ACACCCACCTTGCAACACTACTTGTACTATGCCGAAAGTGACCTCCTTCCTGTCATGCAGCACATGGCAAAGAATGTAATGCTGGTGAACAAAGGCCTAACCAAGCATATG ACTGTCAAGAACAAGTACGCCAGCAGCAAGCATGCTAAGATCAGCACCCTTCCAGCACTGAACTCTGCAATTGTGCTGGATCTCGCTAAAGTACTATCTAAATAA
- the LOC143842307 gene encoding centromere protein H-like isoform X1, with amino-acid sequence MELLGGAGDAAACLPEEAAASCSGEEAAGAAFSGSPSEEASARRAVGEDAASPDLVTLLRIREQIKQHLTEYNTIINASEESIPDQVIDEKIVESSIADLERELEEVKVSYQNKTLALQRIQVTDALRTKLRDNDAESKLIWDTMKRIMLLSTAILKSQQNSRELEEKLNEVKQSRLALKRAGECKLAQIHETKRKQKEELENMEVGEVLTKARKNLQQEIKMTTLIQNIFQNLIIGSEVNWAADPDLKAIVLQLEKNLAGL; translated from the exons ATGGAGCTACTGGGAGGAGCGGGGGACGCGGCCGCCTGCTTGCCGGAGGAAGCCGCGGCCTCCTGCTCGGGGGAGGAAGCGGCGGGCGCGGCCTTCAGCGGTTCTCCCTCCGAAGAGGCGTCGGCGCGCAGAGCTGTGGGCGAGGACGCGGCGAGTCCGGACCTGGTCACGCTCCTTCG AATAAGGGAACAAATAAAACAGCATCTTACTGAATACAATACCATAATTAATGCAA GTGAAGAAAGTATTCCAGATCAAGTTATAGATGAAAAAATAGTTGAAAG CTCCATTGCAGATTTGGAAAGAGAATTGGAAGAAGTGAAGGTTTCAtaccaaaacaaaacactggcatTACAGAG GATCCAAGTAACTGATGCCCTCAGAACCAAACTAAGGGATAACGATGCTGAGTCCAA GTTGATCTGGGATACCATGAAGCGCATCATGTTGTTGAGTACTGCAATACTTAAGTCCCAGCAG AACTCTCGTGAgttggaagaaaaactgaatgaAGTTAAACAGAGCAGACTAG CACTAAAGAGAGCAGGAGAATGCAAACTGGCACAAATACATgaaacaaagagaaaacaaaaagagGAATTGGAAAATATGGAAGTAGGAGAAGTGTTAACGAAGGCTCGTAAAAATCTGCAACAAGAAATTAAGATGACTACACtgattcaaaatatttttcag AATCTCATTATTGGAAGTGAAGTCAATTGGGCAGCAGATCCAGATTTGAAGGCAATTGTTTTGCAGCTGGAGAAGAACttggctggactctga
- the LOC143842307 gene encoding centromere protein H-like isoform X2, protein MELLGGAGDAAACLPEEAAASCSGEEAAGAAFSGSPSEEASARRAVGEDAASPDLVTLLRIREQIKQHLTEYNTIINASEESIPDQVIDEKIVESSIADLERELEEVKVSYQNKTLALQRIQVTDALRTKLRDNDAESKLIWDTMKRIMLLSTAILKSQQNSRELEEKLNEVKQSRLALKRAGECKLAQIHETKRKQKEELENMEVGEVLTKARKNLQQEIKMTTLIQNIFQVVKPHTPLIKFPDRTNIPKPIMQESSESRVPPLHPSASQRSLGSQPLSYQNISSISRAQGTPDTSELLRTFPMKYRRKPMSAEEMEYIQRGGPE, encoded by the exons ATGGAGCTACTGGGAGGAGCGGGGGACGCGGCCGCCTGCTTGCCGGAGGAAGCCGCGGCCTCCTGCTCGGGGGAGGAAGCGGCGGGCGCGGCCTTCAGCGGTTCTCCCTCCGAAGAGGCGTCGGCGCGCAGAGCTGTGGGCGAGGACGCGGCGAGTCCGGACCTGGTCACGCTCCTTCG AATAAGGGAACAAATAAAACAGCATCTTACTGAATACAATACCATAATTAATGCAA GTGAAGAAAGTATTCCAGATCAAGTTATAGATGAAAAAATAGTTGAAAG CTCCATTGCAGATTTGGAAAGAGAATTGGAAGAAGTGAAGGTTTCAtaccaaaacaaaacactggcatTACAGAG GATCCAAGTAACTGATGCCCTCAGAACCAAACTAAGGGATAACGATGCTGAGTCCAA GTTGATCTGGGATACCATGAAGCGCATCATGTTGTTGAGTACTGCAATACTTAAGTCCCAGCAG AACTCTCGTGAgttggaagaaaaactgaatgaAGTTAAACAGAGCAGACTAG CACTAAAGAGAGCAGGAGAATGCAAACTGGCACAAATACATgaaacaaagagaaaacaaaaagagGAATTGGAAAATATGGAAGTAGGAGAAGTGTTAACGAAGGCTCGTAAAAATCTGCAACAAGAAATTAAGATGACTACACtgattcaaaatatttttcag GTAGTAAAGCCACACACGCCCTTGATTAAGTTTCCAGACAGAACCAATATTCCCAAACCTATAA TGCAGGAATCTTCGGAGTCAAGGGTGCCGCCGCTCCATCCTTCAGCCTCACAAAGGTCCCTAGGAAGTCAGCCGCTGTCCTATCAAAATATTTCATCTATTAGTAGAGCACAAGGCACACCAGACACTTCAGAACTATTACGAACATTTCCTATGAAATACAGGAGGAAACCTATGTCAGCTGAAGAGATGGAATACATCCAA CGTGGAGGTCCAGAATAA